From a region of the Arachis ipaensis cultivar K30076 chromosome B09, Araip1.1, whole genome shotgun sequence genome:
- the LOC110266982 gene encoding uncharacterized protein LOC110266982 produces the protein MQLPSIHNNLETAIISLQKKNPNYVFTNSIYSFCKWGVLVIAFLATFRTITNILIIRFSQTAPSLSSILDDDDFSDIDEDDVVSVSSSNSDPEDESEEDTAKHRDGEYFRVRGTSNDDGGFLRRRSIGDLFSLAEIANSKSVVKLWDTIGLGLRLGFDNSDCSDDESVYDHNEEPGTCSVASGNPPAPVMSCASASPAVVVLGGESASGNLAVRLWDSRIRKRSPAVVAEWGPTSDGVDKAYVRDDGRYVLRVGDIRNVKLPLANVKASYIDNTWWPNSFHLLLPPI, from the coding sequence ATGCAACTTCCTTCCATTCACAACAATCTCGAAACTGCAATAATCTCTCTGCAAAAGAAAAACCCTAATTACGTTTTCACAAATTCCATTTACTCCTTCTGCAAATGGGGTGTTCTCGTTATCGCATTCCTCGCCACCTTCCGCACCATCACCAACATTCTCATCATCAGGTTCAGCCAAACCGCTCCTTCTCTCTCCTCCATCCTCGATGACGATGACTTTAGTGACATTGACGAAGACGATGTCGTTTCTGTATCCTCGTCTAATTCCGATCCCGAAGATGAAAGCGAAGAAGACACAGCTAAACACAGAGATGGAGAATATTTCCGTGTTAGAGGCACAAGCAACGATGACGGAGGATTCTTGCGCCGGCGAAGCATCGGCGACCTCTTCTCGCTTGCGGAAATCGCCAACAGCAAGAGCGTTGTGAAGCTATGGGACACCATAGGATTAGGGCTGAGGTTAGGTTTTGATAATTCTGATTGCTCAGACGACGAATCTGTTTACGATCACAATGAGGAACCGGGAACCTGCTCCGTTGCCTCCGGCAACCCTCCGGCTCCGGTGATGTCTTGCGCATCAGCATCGCCCGCGGTCGTGGTTTTAGGTGGAGAGAGCGCATCGGGGAATTTGGCAGTGAGGCTTTGGGACAGCAGGATCCGGAAACGATCGCCGGCGGTGGTTGCAGAGTGGGGGCCTACATCCGACGGGGTTGATAAGGCTTACGTCAGAGATGACGGTCGTTACGTGTTGAGAGTTGGTGACATAAGGAACGTCAAGTTGCCGTTAGCGAACGTCAAAGCATCCTACATAGATAATACGTGGTGGCCTAACTCCTTccaccttcttcttcctccaatttaa
- the LOC107618947 gene encoding endonuclease 2, translated as MECYRMQVVVIVSLMLLFPNTQGWGEDGHAIVCKIAQSRLGDTASEAVKKLLPEYAENDLASVCSWADHVKFIFHWSSALHFADTPDNLCNFQYNRDCKDQNGEKGRCVVGAINNYTNQLLSYGRNKVHSQYNLTQALLFLSHFMGDIHQPLHVGFLGDKGGNTIDVHWYKQKQNLHHVWDDSIIETAEERFYGSEIGDFINAIQENITKEWDSEVKGWETCNSNQTTCPDIYASESIKAACQWAYKGVTEGSVLGDDYFLSRLPTVNLRLAQGGVRLAATLNRIFG; from the exons ATGGAGTGTTACAGAATGCAGGTAGTGGTTATAGTCTCATTGATGCTTCTGTTTCCAAACACACAAGGCTGGGGAGAAGATGGGCATGCCATAGTTTGCAAGATTGCTCAG TCTCGCCTTGGCGACACCGCATCGGAGGCTGTAAAGAAACTGCTGCCAGAGTATGCAGAAAATGACCTGGCGAGTGTATGTTCTTGGGCTGATCATGTCAAGTTCATATTCCATTGGTCTTCAGCTTTGCACTTTGCTGATACACCGGACAATCTCTGCAATTTCCAGTACAACC GGGATTGCAAGGATCAGAATGGAGAAAAGGGAAGATGTGTTGTGGGAGCTATCAACAATTACACCAACCAGCTTCTTAGCTATGGAAGAAACAAAGTTCATTCTCAAT ATAACCTCACTCAAGCTCTTCTATTCCTTTCTCATTTCATGGGAGATATCCATCAG CCTCTACATGTTGGGTTTCTTGGAGATAAGGGAGGTAACACAATTGATGTTCACTGGTACAAACAGAAGCAAAATCTTCACCAT GTTTGGGATGATAGCATAATTGAGACAGCAGAAGAAAGATTCTATGGTTCTGAGATAGGCGACTTCATCAATGCCATTCAAGAAAACATTACG AAAGAATGGGATTCCGAAGTTAAAGGATGGGAAACCTGCAATTCCAATCAGACAACATGCCCAGATAT ATATGCATCTGAAAGTATAAAAGCAGCGTGTCAATGGGCATATAAGGGTGTCACCGAAGGTTCAGTGCTCGGAG ATGATTACTTCTTATCACGTTTACCAACTGTCAATTTGCGATTAGCTCAGGGAGGAGTTAGACTTGCTGCAACTCTCAATCGTATTTTTGGCTGA
- the LOC107618946 gene encoding uncharacterized protein LOC107618946 isoform X3 — translation MSHRLLPDSLRQQIRQYEQYKWQETRGVDEDNLICNLPKDLRRDIKRHLCLALLMRVPPYMPPGLLPMHLDCCAITTQGRQGCRREYHPCCFRSLRNLILLMKSRLPVLGAMFITFFVETKFLQLMFHIEEARKRSR, via the exons ATGTCTCATAGACTCCTCCCTGACAGCCTTAGGCAGCAAATCAGACAATATGAGCAGTACAAATGGCAAGAAACCAGAGGTGTTGATGAGGATAACTTGATTTGCAATCTTCCAAAGGATTTGAGAAGGGACATTAAGCGCCATCTTTGCTTGGCTTTGCTGATGAGA GTGCCACCATATATGCCTCCAGGTTTGCTGCCAATGCACTTAGATTGTTGTGCCATAACCACACAAGGAAGACAAGGATGCCGGAGAGAATACCACCCATGCTGCTTCAGAAGCCTGCGGAACCTGATTTTACTGATGAAGAGCA GGCTGCCTGTTCTCGGTGCAATGTTTATCACATTTTTCGTGGAAACAAAG TTCTTGCAGCTTATGTTCCACATAGAGGAGGCCAGAAAAAGGTCACGTTGA
- the LOC107618946 gene encoding uncharacterized protein LOC107618946 isoform X4, producing MSHRLLPDSLRQQIRQYEQYKWQETRGVDEDNLICNLPKDLRRDIKRHLCLALLMRVPPYMPPGLLPMHLDCCAITTQGRQGCRREYHPCCFRSLRNLILLMKSRLPVLGAMFITFFVETKLMFHIEEARKRSR from the exons ATGTCTCATAGACTCCTCCCTGACAGCCTTAGGCAGCAAATCAGACAATATGAGCAGTACAAATGGCAAGAAACCAGAGGTGTTGATGAGGATAACTTGATTTGCAATCTTCCAAAGGATTTGAGAAGGGACATTAAGCGCCATCTTTGCTTGGCTTTGCTGATGAGA GTGCCACCATATATGCCTCCAGGTTTGCTGCCAATGCACTTAGATTGTTGTGCCATAACCACACAAGGAAGACAAGGATGCCGGAGAGAATACCACCCATGCTGCTTCAGAAGCCTGCGGAACCTGATTTTACTGATGAAGAGCA GGCTGCCTGTTCTCGGTGCAATGTTTATCACATTTTTCGTGGAAACAAAG CTTATGTTCCACATAGAGGAGGCCAGAAAAAGGTCACGTTGA
- the LOC107618946 gene encoding putative cyclic nucleotide-gated ion channel 13 isoform X2 — protein sequence MSHRLLPDSLRQQIRQYEQYKWQETRGVDEDNLICNLPKDLRRDIKRHLCLALLMRVGGSSPSLGATIYASRFAANALRLLCHNHTRKTRMPERIPPMLLQKPAEPDFTDEEQAACSRCNVYHIFRGNKAYVPHRGGQKKVTLK from the exons ATGTCTCATAGACTCCTCCCTGACAGCCTTAGGCAGCAAATCAGACAATATGAGCAGTACAAATGGCAAGAAACCAGAGGTGTTGATGAGGATAACTTGATTTGCAATCTTCCAAAGGATTTGAGAAGGGACATTAAGCGCCATCTTTGCTTGGCTTTGCTGATGAGA GTAGGTGGTAGCTCACCAAGTCTAGGTGCCACCATATATGCCTCCAGGTTTGCTGCCAATGCACTTAGATTGTTGTGCCATAACCACACAAGGAAGACAAGGATGCCGGAGAGAATACCACCCATGCTGCTTCAGAAGCCTGCGGAACCTGATTTTACTGATGAAGAGCA GGCTGCCTGTTCTCGGTGCAATGTTTATCACATTTTTCGTGGAAACAAAG CTTATGTTCCACATAGAGGAGGCCAGAAAAAGGTCACGTTGAAATGA
- the LOC107618696 gene encoding VQ motif-containing protein 8, chloroplastic, with product MRRDSRFFHGFQEEKKTTTKKAVINGPRPSPLMINKDSHLIQKPSSEQRKPIIIYTVSPKIIHTKAQDFMALVQRLTGMSSSNSNNEASENFGSSLSDVSNNSSGIKQQQMNETSSALRRDNDIIHEDNDDDYGDNKKPGASIHQYSPNTTSLMNFADMPLFTPNSSSDIFCSSRSLLFKHSDSSPYGILGNLISPSGLEFIKELPEY from the coding sequence ATGAGGCGTGATTCAAGGTTCTTCCATGGCTTTCAGGAAGAGAAGAAGACAACGACAAAGAAGGCAGTGATCAATGGCCCACGGCCTTCTCCCTTGATGATCAACAAGGATTCCCATTTGATTCAGAAGCCTTCTTCAGAGCAGAGAAAACCAATCATCATATACACAGTCTCACCAAAGATTATCCACACCAAGGCCCAGGATTTCATGGCTCTTGTTCAGAGACTCACTGGCATGTCATCATCAAATTCCAATAATGAGGCCTCTGAGAATTTTGGGTCGTCTTTGTCAGATGTTTCCAACAACAGCAGCGGCATCAAGCAGCAGCAGATGAATGAAACTAGCTCAGCTCTTAGGAGGGATAATGATATTATTCAtgaagataatgatgatgattatggtgATAATAAGAAACCGGGTGCAAGTATTCATCAGTATAGTCCCAATACTACTAGTCTCATGAATTTTGCTGATATGCCACTCTTCACTCCAAATTCTTCATCAGATATCTTCTGTTCATCAAGATCGCTACTCTTTAAACATTCCGATTCATCACCTTATGGGATTTTGGGTAATTTGATATCTCCTTCAGGCCTCGAATTCATCAAGGAACTTCCTGAATATTGA
- the LOC110266983 gene encoding uric acid degradation bifunctional protein TTL-like, which translates to MAMTSPFSSLEHAITVARDIWYRKLNVRSWLEALSGRSCSNEYLETANEATVQELHEWGLRYEKKFGYIFVTFVAGRTSEDILAELKMRFNNSHGVELEIASTEELKYIERAIRELLSKKSVQTTDEGDVSAEYSGEIVADTLDGADTDSKDDLDVISSGGYDISRDVELNKVPEDNETLNTQHREDVVRAAKGVSI; encoded by the exons ATGGCTATGACCTCTCCATTCTCTTCATTGGAACATGCAATTACGGTTGCCAGAGACATATGGTACCGTAAGTTGAATGTTAGGTCTTGGTTGGAGGCTTTATCAGGACGATCTTGTTCTAATGAATACTTGGAAACGGCAAACGAAGCTACTGTGCAG GAACTTCATGAATGGGGATTAAGATACGAGAAGAAATTTGGCTATATTTTTGTGACATTTGTAGCTGGAAGGACATCTGAAGACATACTTGCTGAATTAAAG ATGCGCTTTAATAACTCGCATGGTGTTGAGTTGGAGATTGCTTCAACAGAAGAATTGAAGTATATAGAACGTGCTATTAGAGAGCTTCTTTCCAAGAAATCTGTCCAAACTACCGATGAAGGAGATG TGTCAGCTGAATATTCAGGTGAAATAGTTGCTGACACTCTAGATGGAGCAGACACTGATTCAAAAGACGATTTAGATGTTATCTCCTCTGGTGGATATGACATCTCCAGGGATGTTGAGCTCAATAAGGTTCCAGAAGACAATGAAACTTTAAACACCCAACATAGAGAAGATGTCGTACGTGCTGCAAAAGGGGTTTCGATCTGA
- the LOC107617027 gene encoding transcription factor MYB62: protein MSTIIAKREIGSSNEEETDLRRGPWTLEEDSLLIHYIARHGEGRWNMLAKSAGLKRTGKSCRLRWLNYLKPDIKRGNLTPQEQLLILELHSKWGNRWSKIAQHLPGRTDNEIKNYWRTRVQKQARQLNIESGSKRFIDAVKCFWMPRLLQKMEQSSASNSPKIMNNFNNHAEASSMSTSPISNFSNNIPNSLSPPQRELFMDVPSNHHFSNMSSPNNNNVPPSSDSLQFSQLFEMSQHLTSASPPNVFENYNVYYNNNPMIQENWNNVVDANGNNNNNINNYGAMVEGLSMDPLSPMGTYYDIPQFDFQTCGSDWILDNNNNMGDTLWNMDSM from the exons ATGTCCACAATAATAGCAAAGAGAGAGATTGGTTCTTCCAATGAAGAAGAAACTGATTTGAGAAGAGGACCTTGGACTCTTGAAGAGGATAGTTTACTCATTCATTATATTGCTCGTCATGGTGAGGGTCGTTGGAATATGTTAGCCAAAAGTGCAG GACTGAAGAGAACTGGAAAAAGCTGCAGGCTGAGATGGCTTAATTACTTGAAACCTGACATTAAGAGAGGCAACCTTACCCCACAAGAACAGCTCTTGATCCTTGAACTCCATTCCAAGTGGGGTAACAG GTGGTCAAAAATTGCTCAGCATCTTCCAGGAAGAACAGACAACGAGATCAAGAATTATTGGAGAACAAGGGTACAGAAACAGGCACGCCAACTCAACATTGAATCTGGAAGCAAGAGATTCATTGATGCTGTTAAGTGTTTCTGGATGCCAAGATTGCTTCAAAAGATGGAACAGAGTTCTGCTTCAAATTCCCCTAAGATCATGAACAACTTTAACAATCATGCAGAAGCTTCTTCAATGAGTACTTCACCAATCTCAAACTTCTCCAACAACATTCCTAATTCTCTATCTCCACCACAAAGGGAATTATTCATGGATGTTCCAAGTAATCATCACTTCAGCAATATGTCCAGccccaacaacaataatgttcCTCCTTCCTCTGATTCACTTCAATTCTCACAGCTATTTGAGATGTCACAACACTTAACATCAGCAAGTCCTCCCAATGTGTTTGAGAACTACAATGTTTATTACAACAACAATCCAATGATTCAAGAAAACTGGAATAATGTTGTTGATGCCAatggcaataataataataatattaataactaTGGTGCCATGGTGGAAGGACTAAGCATGGATCCTCTGTCACCAATGGGAACTTATTATGACATTCCACAGTTTGATTTTCAAACCTGTGGGAGTGACTGGATTttagacaacaacaacaacatgggTGATACTTTATGGAACATGGATTCTATGTAA
- the LOC107618946 gene encoding putative cyclic nucleotide-gated ion channel 13 isoform X1, producing MSHRLLPDSLRQQIRQYEQYKWQETRGVDEDNLICNLPKDLRRDIKRHLCLALLMRVGGSSPSLGATIYASRFAANALRLLCHNHTRKTRMPERIPPMLLQKPAEPDFTDEEQAACSRCNVYHIFRGNKVLAAYVPHRGGQKKVTLK from the exons ATGTCTCATAGACTCCTCCCTGACAGCCTTAGGCAGCAAATCAGACAATATGAGCAGTACAAATGGCAAGAAACCAGAGGTGTTGATGAGGATAACTTGATTTGCAATCTTCCAAAGGATTTGAGAAGGGACATTAAGCGCCATCTTTGCTTGGCTTTGCTGATGAGA GTAGGTGGTAGCTCACCAAGTCTAGGTGCCACCATATATGCCTCCAGGTTTGCTGCCAATGCACTTAGATTGTTGTGCCATAACCACACAAGGAAGACAAGGATGCCGGAGAGAATACCACCCATGCTGCTTCAGAAGCCTGCGGAACCTGATTTTACTGATGAAGAGCA GGCTGCCTGTTCTCGGTGCAATGTTTATCACATTTTTCGTGGAAACAAAG TTCTTGCAGCTTATGTTCCACATAGAGGAGGCCAGAAAAAGGTCACGTTGAAATGA